One window from the genome of Gimesia aquarii encodes:
- a CDS encoding sulfatase-like hydrolase/transferase, giving the protein MLRALLSLTATLLLVQPASSAELKQPNILFIMVDDLGKEWISCYGAEGIKTPAIDKLAATGMKFNNAWCMPQCTPTRVTLLTGQYPFRHGWTNHWDVPRWGAGGHFDPKRNTTYANVLRKAGYKTCAAGKWQIDDFRVELNAMQEAGFDEWCMWTGYEAHNPPSANRYWDAYINIKGKGSQAYTGEFGPDIYCNYLVDFIRRNKDQPMLLYYPMVLTHGPLTTTPDNKDETNKRRLFAGMVRYTDKLVGRLVAALDEAGIRDNTIIVFTTDNGTGGQSNKRMGHIVRGGKAKMTEQNGTAMPFIVNCPGTVPAGVETDALVDFTDILPTFAELGGGKLPTGREVDGTSFAPLILGNTKEGPRKWIMSMGGGPATLRDGRVVPKLAYDDRVIRDKRFKLWIDTNRKPIKLFDLQTDPWEKQNLIDSKEPEASAALERLSAIAASFPAKDGAPVYDKNPPQKWDKKPGSSGKRKRKKKP; this is encoded by the coding sequence ATGCTTCGCGCTCTTCTGTCACTGACCGCCACCTTGTTACTGGTACAGCCTGCTAGTTCCGCGGAGCTCAAACAACCGAATATTTTATTCATCATGGTCGATGATCTGGGCAAGGAATGGATCAGCTGCTACGGCGCAGAGGGCATCAAGACACCCGCGATCGACAAGCTCGCGGCGACCGGGATGAAATTCAACAATGCGTGGTGTATGCCTCAATGCACGCCTACCCGCGTGACTCTGCTGACCGGGCAGTACCCATTCCGGCATGGCTGGACGAACCACTGGGATGTGCCCCGCTGGGGAGCGGGCGGACATTTCGACCCGAAACGAAACACGACTTACGCTAATGTGCTTCGCAAAGCCGGTTACAAAACCTGTGCCGCGGGGAAGTGGCAAATCGACGACTTCCGCGTTGAGCTAAATGCGATGCAGGAAGCCGGTTTTGATGAGTGGTGCATGTGGACCGGATACGAAGCACACAATCCACCCAGTGCGAATCGTTATTGGGACGCATACATCAACATCAAAGGGAAAGGCAGCCAAGCCTACACCGGTGAGTTCGGTCCCGATATCTACTGCAACTACCTCGTTGACTTCATCCGCAGGAATAAGGACCAACCGATGTTGTTGTATTATCCAATGGTACTGACACACGGCCCTTTGACAACAACCCCTGACAACAAAGACGAAACCAATAAACGACGTCTATTTGCGGGCATGGTACGCTACACCGACAAACTCGTCGGCAGACTGGTCGCGGCACTCGACGAAGCCGGCATCCGCGACAACACAATCATTGTCTTTACCACAGACAACGGCACCGGCGGCCAGAGTAATAAACGCATGGGCCATATCGTGCGGGGTGGAAAGGCGAAAATGACCGAGCAGAACGGCACCGCCATGCCATTCATTGTCAACTGCCCGGGCACGGTGCCTGCAGGTGTGGAGACCGACGCACTGGTCGATTTCACCGACATACTCCCCACATTCGCGGAGCTGGGAGGCGGCAAATTACCGACAGGTCGCGAGGTAGACGGAACGTCGTTCGCACCATTGATCCTCGGTAACACCAAAGAGGGACCACGAAAGTGGATCATGTCCATGGGCGGCGGGCCCGCTACATTGCGCGACGGTCGCGTGGTGCCCAAACTGGCGTATGACGACCGTGTGATCCGCGACAAACGATTCAAATTGTGGATCGACACGAATCGCAAACCGATCAAACTCTTTGATCTCCAAACAGATCCATGGGAAAAACAAAACCTGATCGACTCGAAAGAGCCAGAAGCCAGCGCGGCGTTGGAACGACTGAGCGCGATCGCGGCTAGTTTTCCTGCAAAAGACGGGGCTCCCGTATACGACAAAAACCCACCGCAAAAGTGGGACAAGAAGCCAGGTAGTTCAGGAAAACGCAAAAGAAAAAAGAAACCATAG